From Sphingobacterium bambusae:
TTTCGCTACGGTAGCTGCAACCTTGATACGTGGCTTTCTCTTAGAAGCTTACATGATTCCTACGGGATCGATGGAGCGTAGTTTATTGATTGGTGATTTTCTTTTTGTGAGTAAGTTGAACTATGGGCCGCGTGTGCCTATGACACCTCTTGCATTTCCCTTTGCGCACCATACCATGCCTATCACCGAGGGAAAAGCTTACTCTGAGCTAATCCAATTGCCCTATAAACGCCTTCCCGGATTCCAAAAGATAGAACGTAACGATGTCGTAGTTTTCAATTTCCCAGCAGGGGATACCGTGATACTGGAACATCAAGATCAAAGTTACTATGATATCGTCCGCTATATGGGCAAAGAAGCTGTGCACAATCAATTCACGGTGGTTACCCGCCCTATTGATAAGCGAGAAAATTACATCAAGCGCTGTGTGGGCCTTCCAGGCGATGTGGTATCGATGGAAAATGCGCAGTTAGTGGTCAATGGTCAGCCTGGCTTCGTTCCGCCGGAAATGCAGATGGACTATTTGGTGCAGACTGATCAAAATGGATTGAATCCGGAACGGATGAAAGATCTTCGTTTAGAGTATGGACCAACCGATCAAGAGAACGTCTTCAAAGTATTTATGACAGTTGATGAGGCCGCTATTGTCAAAGGTTGGGGGAATGTAAAGGAGGTGGTGATGAATGTATTGGACAAGTCACAAGCCTTGGGCGACACCTACCCACATAACGACAATTATAAGTGGAATTTCGATAACTTCGGACCGATCACCATTCCTGCACAAGGATGGACAGTAAACCTTGACTCGCTTACTGTTCCGATGTATGCCCGTGCTATCCGCGATTACGAAGGGAATACGCTGGAAAAAAGAAACGACGGATATTATATAAATGGCGCAAAAGCCGCGTCCTATACCTTTAAACAGAATTATTACTGGATGATGGGGGATAACCGCCATAACTCACTTGATTCAAGAGGTTGGGGCTTTGTACCTGAAGACCACATTGTGGGTAAAGCGCTATTCACGTGGATGAGTTACGACGAGCAGGGTAGCTTCTTGAGTAAAATCCGTTGGAGCCGTATTTTCAAAGGTATTAAGTAGTACTTCGTCCGTACTACGAGATGTTTAGACGCAAATTGAAGGATGTGGTATAGTATTTTCGTTGTATGGACAGTAGGAAGTATCTACGGGCTCTGCTTGCTCTTTGGTAAAGCGGGGCGTAGCGGCTGGGCAGCCATTGTGCCTTTCTATCGGGAATACCTAATGGCGCAGTTGACCGCTAGGCCGCGTTGGTGGGTATTGTTGTTATTCTTGCCTATTGTCAATATCTTCGTTTTCTATGCCCTCTATCTTGATCTGCTGAAGAGTTTTGGCAAACAAAGATTTTGGGAAACGAGTGTCGCCATACTGCTTCCTTTTATCTTTTTGCCCCTCTGGGGACACGACCCAAAGGTTAACTATTTGGGAGCATCCCACACCGAAGAGTTCCATAAAAAATACCCCTACAAGAAAAGCTTTATACGCGAGTGGGCAGATGCCATTATATTTGCTTCGGTTGCGGCAACGCTGATTCGGGGATTTTTGCTGGAGGCTTACATGATTCCTACCGGATCGATGGAGCGCAGGCTGTTGGTGGGTGATTTTCTGTTCGTCAGTAAATTGAATTATGGACCCCGTGTCCCCATGACGCCTTTGGCATTTCCTTTCGCGCACCATACCATGCCCTTGACTGGGGGCAAAGCTTACGTTGAATGGATAAAAGTTCCCTACACCAGGTTGCCGGGCTTTCAAGAGCTCAAACGAAATGACGTTGTCGTATTCAACCTGCCGACAGAAGCAGATGCGCCTTACAACCGACCTATCGATAAGCGGGAGAACTATATCAAGCGCGCTGTCGCGATAGCGGGTGATCAGGTCGAAATGATCAATGGAGAGCTTTTAATCAATGATCAAAGGAGCTACGATTCCGACGATTTGCAGCAGGCCTACATGATTTATACTGATGGATCAGGGCTTGATGAACAGCTTTTGATCGACAAACGTATCGATTACGCCAGAAATCCGAGTGATGGAGCTCCCTTCAAAGAGCCCTATTTAATATATGTGACCAAAGAAGAGATCGCGGAAGTAACAAGTTGGACAAATGTGAAACAGGTGTTACCTTATGACAATGCTGGTTCTGCATTTCCGCACGATCAGGTGAATAGGAAGTGGGACTACCATAATTTCGGGCCCCTGCTTATTCCAAAAGCTGGCGATAGGATTAAATTGGACAGCTTAACCATACCCATCTATGCCCGCATTATATCGGTCTACGAAGGAAATACGCTGGAACAGCGGCCGGATGGTATTTACATTAATGGACAGCAGACAGACCACTACCAGATCAAGATGAATTACTATTGGATGATGGGGGATAATCGTGATAATTCTGCTGACTCCAGAGAATTTGGTTTTGTACCTGAAGACCATATTGTTGGTAAAGCACTTTTTACTTGGATGAGCTACGATAAGGACGGTAGCTTTTTGAGCAAGATTCGCTGGAACCGGATCTTTAAAAAGATTGAGTAATATCGTTTAAGTGGTTACTTGAATTACGTAAGGTATACTTTGTAGATATATATATATTCGAGCGGTAGCACAGGTGCAGCAGATGCGGATGGCTACCGCTCGAATGTTTTATCAGGCTTTTAGCGCGGCGAGGTAGCGTTTTATCGTTTCTTCCAGTCCCCAGTAAAGGGCATCTGCGATTAAGGCATGACCAATGCTGACCTCCAAGAGGCCCGGAATATGTTCATTGAAATAGCGCAAGTTATTACTGTCTAAGTCATGGCCGGCGTTGAGTCCTAGACCCACCTGCTGTGCTACTTTTGCTGCTTTAAAATAAGGGGTAATAGCCTCTTCCTTGTCGAAACCATATTTTGCGGCGTAAGCTTCGGTATATAGCTCTACCCGATCGGTGCCAGTTTCTGCGGCAGCTTCTACCATCTCCTCATCAGGGTCGACGAAGATCGATACCCGTATTCCTTGCTCCTGAAACAGTTGTACCATCTCCTTGAGGTAATCACGATGCTTGATGGTGTCCCAACCATGGTTGGAAGTGATCTGTCCCAGCGCATCAGGTACTAAGGTCACCTGCGTAGGTTTATTCGCCAATACCAAATCAATAAATTTCTGTTCCTGGCAATTTCCTTCAATATTAAACTCGGTGCTTATTTCGGCCTTTAGATCGTAAACGTCCTGATAGCGGATATGTCGTTCGTCCGGACGCGGGTGAACCGTGATTCCCTCGGCGCCAAAGCGCTCACAGGCAAGGGCGGTAGACAATACATTCGGGACATTTCCTCCACGGGAGTTACGCAGTGTGGCAATTTTATTGATATTTACAGATAGCTTCGTCATCAGGCTTTTCTTTTTCTTACAAACTTATAGAAATTTGGTCTTATATAAAATTAATTTGGAGCTCGCTAGATCACGCTTAAAAAGCAAAAAAGTACTTTATATTTCTTAAATTGCACTACGTACATGGAAAATTTCGATCTCAATATATTTAACGGCTTCCGCCTCTTGGATATCATCGATATCTTTTTGGTGGCTATTATCATCTATTATATCTATAGCTTGATCAAAGGTACAATAGCCGTGAATATCCTGATCGGGATAGGGCTTTTCTACGGCATTTACTTGGTGGTGAAACAGATGGAGATGCGCCTGCTGACGGAGATTTTCGGCGGCTTTATTTCCGTAGGTTCCATTGCTCTTATCGTCGTTTTCCAGCAGGAGATTCGTCGCTTTTTGATTCATATTGGGAAAAATATCTCCCTGCGGCGCAAGAAGTTCTTTTGGTCTTTCTTAGGCTCAAAGAAGTCAACGCAGGTGGATAATAGCGAACGGATTAAGCCCATCGTTGATGCCTGTCGTAGCATGTCAAAATCGCGCACTGGGGCGCTGTTGGTTTTCTCCCGTTATTTTGATGAGGAATACTACCAATCTAGTGGCGAGTATATCGATGCGCCACTGTCTAAGCGTCTGTTAGAAAGCATCTTTTTCAAGAACAGCCCCTTACATGATGGAGCCGTGGTTATTGTTGATTTCCGGATCATGACAGCGAGTAGCGTGTTGCCTATTTCGGATAGCGAAGACCTCCCACCACAGTTCGGTTTGCGTCACCGTGCAGCCATTGGTGTTACCGAGGTTTCTGAAGCTATAGCGGTGATTGTTTCCGAAGAGACTGGCGAAATCTCCTTGGCCAAGGATGGCAACGTCAACATGAACCTCAGTTCGGAAGAGCTGGAGAAGTTACTACGGGAAGAGTTGTAAGGATTTTTTCCTTAACTTTATCTATATAAACCTTAAATAGTCGCGTTATGTACTTCGACAAGCAAAAACCTTTGGATATTGTGCTGAATGATCTATTTGCGCATTATCGTGATCATGTAGCGGATGTCAGCAAGATAACCGATGCGCTGTTGGCTAATGCCGTTGTTAGCTCCCAAGATGATATTGTCAACGACCATATCGCATTCCGTACCTTGGGTGTACCGCATTTGGGCATCGCTTCCTTCGAAAAGATTTTTCTGGCCTACGGCTATCAACGGCGAGATCATTATTATTTTGAAGCCAAGAAATTGGATGCCTATTGGTATGCCCCGCCGGAGCCACACTATCCGCGTATTTTTGTGTCGGAGCTTCAGGTTAAGGCCCTCAGCGCAGAAGCGCAAAAGATTATACAGCAATACACCGATCCGATCAATAGTGATCCTGTAGATAGCTTGGCTCTTTCCAATGGCCAGGCTGTTGCGGATTTTCTGCAGCAAGCATTGTGGCCCTTGCCTACGGCCGCCGATTACCAACGGTTGCTGGAAGAAAGCGAGTATGCGGCTTGGGTGATCTACAATCGTTATTACCTGAACCACTACACCATCAGTATTCATGAGCTAAAAGATGGCTATAATACGCTGGAGGAGTTTAATTGCTTCTTGGAAGGCATCGGGGTTAAGCTTAATACCGCTGGCGGGAAGATTAAAACCAGTGCTGATGGCCTTCTTCGGCAAAGCAGCACGGTTTCTGCACTCTATGAGGCCACTTTTTCGGATGGTCGTGCGCTAGAGATTGCGGGAAGCTATGTAGAATTTGCTGAGCGCAGTCCACTACCCGCTTTTCAACATCTGGCAAAGGATGAACTGAAGCCCGAGCACCGTCGTGATGGTTTTGAAACCAATAATGCGGATAAGATTTTCGAGAGCACCTATACCGGGCAGATAAAAGGCGAGCAATAAGCATAGTGGCATGAATGAACAATTGCGCAGCTTGGAAGTAGAGCTGGCGGGCGAGTTGCATGGGGATGCAAAGATGCGTATACTCTATGCCACAGATGCCTCGGCCTATCGCGAGCTTCCCTTAGCGGTTGCCTTTCCGAAGGATGTGCAGGATCTACAATTGCTGATTGCCTTTGCACGGAAGGAAGGTGTTTCGTTGATTCCCCGTGCCGCCGGTACCTCGCTGGCGGGGCAAGTTGTTGGAAAGGGGATCGTTGTGGATGTATCGCGCCATTTTACGGCGATCCAAGAGATTAACAGCGCGGAGAAATGGGTGCGGGTGCAGCCCGGCGTTATACGAGACGAACTTAACCTTGCATTGCAGCCTGTTGGTCTTTATTTCGGTCCGGAGACCTCTACCGCAAATCGTGCCATGATTGGCGGCATGGTGGGCAACAACTCCTGCGGCTCCAATTCCTTGGTCTATGGCAGCACGCGTGAGCATACCCTAGAGATCGAAGCCTTACTTAGTGATGGCTCCGCAGTAACCTTTAAAGCCCTATCCTTTGATGACTTTTGCGATAAATGTAGCCTAACAAGTCTAGAAGGGGATATCTATCGGCATATGCGGTCGCTCTTGGGCGATTACAGCAATCAAGAAGAGATACGTAGGCAATATCCCAAAAAAGAGGTTACCCGTCGGAATACGGGGTATGCCATCGATCTGCTGTTAGCATCTGATCCGTTTACCGCAGGCGCGGATCCGTTTAATTTCTGCAAGTTAATCTGTGGTTCCGAGGGCACTCTGGCTTTCATCACATCGGTTAAGCTTCAGCTCGTGGAAGTTCCACAGCAGCCATCTGTTTTACTTTGCGCGCATTTTAAAACGGTGGATGAGGCGCTCCTAGCGAATTTGGTTGCCCTCCAATATAAACCTTTGGTGAGCGAGTTGATGGATAGCTATATCTTGGACTGCACGAAGAATAATTTGGAGCAACGCGAAAACCGCTTTTTTGTACAAGGCGAGCCGGGAGCCATCTTAGTGCTGGAATATGCAGATGATAGGCTGGAAGCGGTGTATGAAAAAATCGATGTGGTGGAAAAGGCTATGCGCCAGCAAGGCCTGGGGTATCATTTCCCTAAAGTGACGGGCAGCGACAAGAAAAGAGTATGGAACTTGCGCAAGGCGGGGTTAGGGCTCTTGAGCAATACGCCGGGCGATGAGAAGCCGGTGGCGGTGATTGAAGATACGGCCGTTGCCGTGGACGATTTGCCTGCGTATATTGCTGAATTCAACCGTATTTTGAGTGCTCATGGTCTTTATTCCGTGCATTATGCTCATGCGGCCACGGGCGAGCTGCACTTGCGGCCTATCCTCAATCTGAAGACCGAAGAAGGGCGTAGCCAATTTCGTCTGGTTGCTACAGAAATCGCCAAGTTGGTCAAGAAGTATAGGGGTTCGTTAAGCGGTGAGCATGGCGATGGGCGCCTGCGCGGTGAATTTATTCCGTTGATGATCGGTCAACATAATTATGGACTACTGCAATCCATCAAGAAGCAGTGGGATCCTCAGGGGATCTTTAATCCCGGGAAAATTGTGGATACGGCAGCCATGGACAGTTTCTTGCGTTATGATCAGGTAAAACCCTTTCGGCAAGAAATCCCCTCCGTGTTTCGTTATGCTGGTCAGCACATCTTGCAGCATGCCGAGCAGTGCAATGGGTCTGGCGATTGCCGTAAGACCGAGCTTTCCGGAGGAACGATGTGCCCTTCCTACATGGCAACCCGAAGGGAGGAAGATACCACGCGTGCGCGTGCAAATATATTGCGGGAGATGTTGTCCCGATCCGAGAAAGCAAATCCCTTTGATCATCAGGAGATCAAAGAGGTGATGGATCTTTGTCTCAGTTGCAAGGGCTGTAAGGCAGAATGTCCATCGAGCGTGGATATGGCCAAACTCAAAGCTGATTTTCAGCAGGCCTATTACGATGCGAATGGTGTGCCGATGCGCAATTGGTTGATCGGACACGTGGATCGTATGACGCGGCTTGTTGCTCCGGTATCGGGCTTATATAATTGGGCTATTGCACATCCTTTCTTCGGTCGTCAGGTCAAACAGTTCTTGGGTTTTGCGCCGCAGCGCACTTTGCCTGCCATTGCGAAACAGTCACTCTATGCTTGGTTCAGCAAACGCCGACAACAGCCTGCCACGCAACAAAAACAAGTCTATTTCTTTTTTGATGAGTTTACGAACCATCACGAAGTGGAAATCGGGAAGAAAGCTATTTTGCTGCTGGAAGCTTTGGGCTATGGGGTCTTGGCGGTAAAGCACCCTGCTAGTGGACGCGCGCTAATCTCTAAAGGCTTTCTGCGTGAAGCCAAAGAACTTGCAAACGAGCAGGTCGCGCTTTTTGCTCCGCTTCTGCAGGACGACCATTATCTCGTTGGCGTGGAGCCTTCGGCTATCCTCAGCTTTCGCGATGAATATGTGGATCTAGTGGATGAAGAACATATAGGGGATGCCAAGTCGCTAGCTAGACGAGCTTTGACGATCGAGGAGTTTCTGTATCAAGAGCAGGCTGCTGGAGCCTTCACTGTCGATTGCTTTCATGAGGAGCCGAAGCATATGCTGTTACATGCCCACTGTCAACAAAAAGCTTGGGGACTACAGGATAAGCTTGCTGCGCTGTTGCGTTTCCCTAAAAATTATACGGTAGAAGTTGTACCTTCCGGCTGTTGTGGCATGGCCGGTTCTTTTGGCTACGAGCAAGAGCACTATGCGCTTTCGCAGCAAATAGGCGAGTTGGTGCTGTTTCCCAAATTGCGTCAGAAATCAGAAAGTACTGTTGTTGTCGCGCCAGGCACTTCCTGTCGGCAACAAATAAAAGAAGGGCTCGCTCAGCAAGCCCTTCATCCTGTAGAAATTCTATTTGCGGCATTAAAAGCCAAAGGTTAACGGTACGTAACCTAACTTCTTAACGTGTAGATCCTTCAGTATAGGCGTTTTCCGCTTTTTACTTTTTAGCGGCGGTAATCACCTGTGTGTTCAATTTCACATACTCCGCGTTGTTGGCTGCTTTTGCCATCTCTACACCCTCAGTCGCGGTTTGTATAGCTCCAGCTTTATCGCCAGCTTTTAGCTGTATCTGTGCTTTCCAGTATTTGATATGCGGCGCTTTCGTATTGCCTTTGTCAGCCTCATTAGCCCAAGCCAAGGCCTTGTTGATGTCTAGGTTGTTATTAAAGTAGTACTGCGCAGCTTGGAAATAAGGTTTCTTTTCGCCCTTCATCGCTTCGTCGATGGATGCTAAAATTTCCTTCGATTGATCGACCACAATCGGGAAGCTCACTTTAACGTTTTCCCAAGCTAACGACAAATCAGCTCCTTTAGGCGTTACATTTTCAAAAGCCATGGTAAAGGTTTCTACCTTATCGTTCAATTTCTTGGCTTTTGCTGCGAAACGTAAGAAATCTTCCTCTTGTTTGTATTGGTATGCACCCCATTGGTTGGCATTTTTGCTTAATATGATGGTCCAGTCGCCCGTCTTTTTCGGTATGCTGAAGATACCATAGGTACCTGCAGGCACTTTGTTGCCGGCGATGCTTACCTCTTCTTCAAAGGTAATGCTCGGGATGTTGTTGGCTCCTGTTCTCCATACCTCATCATAGGGCTCTAGTCCGCCGAATATCGTGCGTCCGTTTGTGTTTGGACGCTGGTACACCAAGGTTACTTTCTTGATACCGATGCCCTGTTCAATTTTCGTCGTGCTACTGGCTTGTGGTAGTTTGGCTTGTGCCTGTGTTTCCGACAAGCTAACGAAGATGATGCCCGCTGTTAGCAGGGCCAAAAATCTTTTTTTCATGTTGTTCTCTCTATTTTATGTCCCCCAGTCGCTAAGCAGGGTTCCTGTTGCTAAAAATACGTTTTTTTTACACTACTAGTCGCGGCAAGGCAAGTATTGAACAGAAATATGACAGATGCGGATGCTGCGCCATGGCCTTTGCTGCTGCCTGTCAAGAAAAGCACAAATCGAATTGCTTATCTTTGTCTTATGGCAACAGCAATACCTTTAGCAGAACGCATGCGGCCCAAAACCATCGCCGACTATATTGGGCAGCAACATATCATCGGCGAGGGAGCGGTGCTTCGCAATGCGCTGCAGCAGCAGAATATTCCCTCCATGATCTTTTGGGGGCCACCAGGAGTTGGTAAAACGAGTTTGGCCTTCCTGATTGCGGGTGAGCTTAAACGTCCTTTCTTTTCGCTAAGCGCTATACAGTCTGGTGTTAAAGATATTCGGGAGGTTATCGATAAGTCCGAGAAGCTGCGCAACTTCAATCAGGAGCAGCCTATTCTGTTTATCGATGAGATCCACCGCTTTTCCAAGTCGCAGCAAGATTCCTTGTTGGGTGCAGTAGAGCGAGGACTGGTAACGCTGATTGGTGCGACTACCGAAAATCCGTCGTTTGAGGTTATCTCGGCGCTGTTGTCACGCTGCCAAGTTTATGTGTTGGAACATCTCTCCGAGCAGGACTTGCACCAGATTCTCGCGCAAGCTATCGAGCGTGACGACTACCTGAAGCAGCATCCTATCAAAATCGAGGAATACGAGGCGTTGTTTCGCTTGTCGGGGGGAGATGCGCGGAAGTTGTTGAATGTGTTCGAATTGGTGGTACATGCTGCCGTTGCGCAACAGCAGGTAGTGACGAATGATTTTGTGCTGAAGCAGGTGCAGCAGAACATGGCGCGTTACGACAAGACGGGCGAGCAACACTACGATATTATTTCGGCCTTTATCAAATCCATTCGCGGTAGCGATCCCAATGCGGCGGTATATTGGCTGGCTAGGATGATCGAAGGCGGCGAAGACCCGTCCTTTATTGCGCGTCGCCTGCTAATTTTAGCTTCGGAAGATATTGGCAATGCCAACCCCAATGCGCTGCTCTTGGCGAACAATTGTTTTCAGGCGGTCAATGTTATCGGTTGGCCCGAGTCGCGGATTATCCTTTCCCAAACGGTTACGTACCTAGCTTCCTCGGCAAAAAGCAATGCGTCTTACGAGGCGATTAACAAAGCGCAGGCTTTGGTGCGGCAAACGGGCGATCTCTCGGTGCCCCTGCATTTGCGCAATGCGCCTACCAAGTTGATGAAAGATCTAGATTATGGCGCGAAATATAAGTATGCACATGCCTTTCCCGGGAATTTTGTGCAGCAGGAGTTCTTTCCGGATCAGCTTAGCGGCACGCTGTTGTATGATCCCGGTAGTAATGCTGCAGAAATCAAACTGCGGGAGTCGTTAAAGAGTAAATGGAAGGATAAGTACGGCTATTGATCGGGAAGTCAGCAAATAAGGGCAATATCGACATATTCGTTAAATTCACTATATTTGTAGAAATATCACACAATGACCTTTACAGCGATAGATTTTGAACTGGCAACAGCCGTTTATACGAGTGTGTGTGCGGTGGGTATCGTAAAGGTGGTAGATGGCGAGATTGTGGAGCAATTTCATAGCTTGGTGCGTCCACCCGATAACAAGTACATGTGGCAAACAACCCGTGTGCATGGCATTAAGCCGAGAGATACTGCTTCAGCACCCACATTTTTAGAACTTTTTCCGCATATTGAGAATTACCTTCAGAATGCTTATATGGTGGCACACAACGAGAAGTTTGATCGGGAGGTGTTGATGAAAACCATGGCCTATTACGGCTTGGACTATAAAGCGCTAGGGCTAGCTCCAACTTGGGATTGCACGAGTGTCATTTATCGTGCAAAGGGCTTTAAAAAGACCAAGTTGAGCATCTGCTGTCGCATTATGGGGATAGCGCTTAACCATCACGATCCACTATCGGATGCTAAAGCGAGTGCACAATTGTTTCTTTTGCAGGATACCGTGACCAGCGAACTTATTGCCGAGCATTTTCCGGACGACGAGCAACAGGCGAGTTAATTCTTAGGATTTCTCGATCTTGGACAGAAGCTCTATCTCACACTTAGCGTAGCTTCTGAGTGTTTACTTATGAAACAAGCATTGATCTTTTTTAGCTGTTTTTGTCCTATCAAGAGGACGCCGCTAGCGGTCTTGCATCGCTTATATTCGGTAGTAGCAAACAAAATCCCCTGTCAAGTGTTAAAAAAGTAAGTTTGAAAATCCATGGCACAATATGTGGTATAACGCTTATGAATAAGAGATTAACATGTCGGTGCTTTCTATTAGGGCTAGATTGATTAAATAGATAAATGAATTGTAGCGTATTGGTTACATGCTTCGTTTTATTTTTTAGGATAAACGATGTATAATTGCAGTTCAACCTAATTTGAAATAGATACTAACAATAAGAGAGAAAAATGTCATTTTGGAGTAGATTATTTGGAGGAAAACAAAGAAGCAATGAATCGGATGGAAAGTTAGCCTGGATAGGTTGCGATATGCACAATCACATTTTGCCAGGTATTGACGATGGTAGTAAAACGGTGGAAGAATCGTTGTTGTTGCTTCAGGGCTTGAAAGACTTAGGTATATCCAAGTGTATTTCGACACCGCACGTGATGCAGGAAGTCCATAACAATACGCCGGCTAGCATTGCGGCAGCGCATAAGCAGTTGAAAGAAGGGATGGACGCCGCCGGTATGAAGTTCGATATCCAATATTCGGCAGAATATATGATAGACGATCAATTGCAAACGATCATCAGCCAAGACCAAGTTTGTTTGCTGCCCAATCAACATATGCTGATCGAAATGTCTTACCTCGCCGAGTCGAAGGCGCTTTTCAAGACAATTAAAGATATTCAAGAGAAAGGTTATCAACCTATTTTAGCCCATCCCGAGCGCTATAATTACTACCACCAAAATTTTAAGATCTACAAGGAGATAAAAGATGCAGGCTGTCTGCTGCAGCTTAACCTACTTTCTATTTCCCGCTATTATGGCGAGCATGTGAAGTCCGCTGCATTGATGTTAATCAAATCGGGTATGTACGACTTGGTTGGCACGGATATGCACCACGAGCGTCATTTGAATGCACTACGGCAAGTGGCTGTCAGGTATGATAGCTATGCTTTGCTGAAAGACAACCCTATAAAAAATGCGACAATATTTGAAAATAGCCAAAAGCTAGCTATTTAGAATATACTTTCTTTCGGTTATCTTTGGTATATGGAAAAGACCATATGCATTACCGGAGGTGCTGGATTTATCGGATCGCACGTCGTTCGGGAGTTTGTCAAGAAATACCCACACTATCGTATTATCAACATTGACGCATTGACCTACGCGGGCAATCTCGAGAATTTGCGCGATATCGAACAGGAACCCAACTATTCCTTTGTCAAAGCAGATATTACCGATGCGGCCCATATCTTGTCCATCTTTCAGGAATACCAACCAGACGGGGTGATACATCTCGCAGCCGAATCCCATGTTGACCGTTCCATTACCAATCCTACGGCCTTCGTTATGACTAATGTAATTGGAACGGTTAACCTGTTGAATGCGGCGAAAGAGATCT
This genomic window contains:
- the lepB gene encoding signal peptidase I, with the protein product MWYIIFTVFTVAALYGLWLLYKKAGKQGWEAVVPFYREYVMAQLTARPTWWVILLLVPIVNIFIFYGLYLDLLKSFGKRRFWETAVAILLPFIFLPLWGRDPKVKYLGQANTEEFNKKYFYKKTVGREWADAIIFATVAATLIRGFLLEAYMIPTGSMERSLLIGDFLFVSKLNYGPRVPMTPLAFPFAHHTMPITEGKAYSELIQLPYKRLPGFQKIERNDVVVFNFPAGDTVILEHQDQSYYDIVRYMGKEAVHNQFTVVTRPIDKRENYIKRCVGLPGDVVSMENAQLVVNGQPGFVPPEMQMDYLVQTDQNGLNPERMKDLRLEYGPTDQENVFKVFMTVDEAAIVKGWGNVKEVVMNVLDKSQALGDTYPHNDNYKWNFDNFGPITIPAQGWTVNLDSLTVPMYARAIRDYEGNTLEKRNDGYYINGAKAASYTFKQNYYWMMGDNRHNSLDSRGWGFVPEDHIVGKALFTWMSYDEQGSFLSKIRWSRIFKGIK
- a CDS encoding FAD-binding and (Fe-S)-binding domain-containing protein, which gives rise to MNEQLRSLEVELAGELHGDAKMRILYATDASAYRELPLAVAFPKDVQDLQLLIAFARKEGVSLIPRAAGTSLAGQVVGKGIVVDVSRHFTAIQEINSAEKWVRVQPGVIRDELNLALQPVGLYFGPETSTANRAMIGGMVGNNSCGSNSLVYGSTREHTLEIEALLSDGSAVTFKALSFDDFCDKCSLTSLEGDIYRHMRSLLGDYSNQEEIRRQYPKKEVTRRNTGYAIDLLLASDPFTAGADPFNFCKLICGSEGTLAFITSVKLQLVEVPQQPSVLLCAHFKTVDEALLANLVALQYKPLVSELMDSYILDCTKNNLEQRENRFFVQGEPGAILVLEYADDRLEAVYEKIDVVEKAMRQQGLGYHFPKVTGSDKKRVWNLRKAGLGLLSNTPGDEKPVAVIEDTAVAVDDLPAYIAEFNRILSAHGLYSVHYAHAATGELHLRPILNLKTEEGRSQFRLVATEIAKLVKKYRGSLSGEHGDGRLRGEFIPLMIGQHNYGLLQSIKKQWDPQGIFNPGKIVDTAAMDSFLRYDQVKPFRQEIPSVFRYAGQHILQHAEQCNGSGDCRKTELSGGTMCPSYMATRREEDTTRARANILREMLSRSEKANPFDHQEIKEVMDLCLSCKGCKAECPSSVDMAKLKADFQQAYYDANGVPMRNWLIGHVDRMTRLVAPVSGLYNWAIAHPFFGRQVKQFLGFAPQRTLPAIAKQSLYAWFSKRRQQPATQQKQVYFFFDEFTNHHEVEIGKKAILLLEALGYGVLAVKHPASGRALISKGFLREAKELANEQVALFAPLLQDDHYLVGVEPSAILSFRDEYVDLVDEEHIGDAKSLARRALTIEEFLYQEQAAGAFTVDCFHEEPKHMLLHAHCQQKAWGLQDKLAALLRFPKNYTVEVVPSGCCGMAGSFGYEQEHYALSQQIGELVLFPKLRQKSESTVVVAPGTSCRQQIKEGLAQQALHPVEILFAALKAKG
- a CDS encoding DUF1338 domain-containing protein, whose translation is MYFDKQKPLDIVLNDLFAHYRDHVADVSKITDALLANAVVSSQDDIVNDHIAFRTLGVPHLGIASFEKIFLAYGYQRRDHYYFEAKKLDAYWYAPPEPHYPRIFVSELQVKALSAEAQKIIQQYTDPINSDPVDSLALSNGQAVADFLQQALWPLPTAADYQRLLEESEYAAWVIYNRYYLNHYTISIHELKDGYNTLEEFNCFLEGIGVKLNTAGGKIKTSADGLLRQSSTVSALYEATFSDGRALEIAGSYVEFAERSPLPAFQHLAKDELKPEHRRDGFETNNADKIFESTYTGQIKGEQ
- a CDS encoding pyridoxine 5'-phosphate synthase translates to MTKLSVNINKIATLRNSRGGNVPNVLSTALACERFGAEGITVHPRPDERHIRYQDVYDLKAEISTEFNIEGNCQEQKFIDLVLANKPTQVTLVPDALGQITSNHGWDTIKHRDYLKEMVQLFQEQGIRVSIFVDPDEEMVEAAAETGTDRVELYTEAYAAKYGFDKEEAITPYFKAAKVAQQVGLGLNAGHDLDSNNLRYFNEHIPGLLEVSIGHALIADALYWGLEETIKRYLAALKA
- the lepB gene encoding signal peptidase I translates to MWYSIFVVWTVGSIYGLCLLFGKAGRSGWAAIVPFYREYLMAQLTARPRWWVLLLFLPIVNIFVFYALYLDLLKSFGKQRFWETSVAILLPFIFLPLWGHDPKVNYLGASHTEEFHKKYPYKKSFIREWADAIIFASVAATLIRGFLLEAYMIPTGSMERRLLVGDFLFVSKLNYGPRVPMTPLAFPFAHHTMPLTGGKAYVEWIKVPYTRLPGFQELKRNDVVVFNLPTEADAPYNRPIDKRENYIKRAVAIAGDQVEMINGELLINDQRSYDSDDLQQAYMIYTDGSGLDEQLLIDKRIDYARNPSDGAPFKEPYLIYVTKEEIAEVTSWTNVKQVLPYDNAGSAFPHDQVNRKWDYHNFGPLLIPKAGDRIKLDSLTIPIYARIISVYEGNTLEQRPDGIYINGQQTDHYQIKMNYYWMMGDNRDNSADSREFGFVPEDHIVGKALFTWMSYDKDGSFLSKIRWNRIFKKIE
- the cdaA gene encoding diadenylate cyclase CdaA, with the translated sequence MENFDLNIFNGFRLLDIIDIFLVAIIIYYIYSLIKGTIAVNILIGIGLFYGIYLVVKQMEMRLLTEIFGGFISVGSIALIVVFQQEIRRFLIHIGKNISLRRKKFFWSFLGSKKSTQVDNSERIKPIVDACRSMSKSRTGALLVFSRYFDEEYYQSSGEYIDAPLSKRLLESIFFKNSPLHDGAVVIVDFRIMTASSVLPISDSEDLPPQFGLRHRAAIGVTEVSEAIAVIVSEETGEISLAKDGNVNMNLSSEELEKLLREEL